A stretch of Desulfitobacterium dichloroeliminans LMG P-21439 DNA encodes these proteins:
- a CDS encoding threonine/serine exporter family protein codes for MSWTALYASFFATMGFGVLFNVPRKTLLPIGLVGMIGWMIYVGLTLNLQINLITATLIASFSIATLSQILARRFKMPVTVFSIAGIIPLVPGGMAYDTLRQFIENNYMESVRLGSITLLIAGSIAFGLIFSSVITETFSQRKVFPKSD; via the coding sequence ATGAGTTGGACCGCACTTTATGCCAGTTTTTTTGCCACCATGGGTTTCGGAGTGTTATTTAATGTTCCTCGCAAAACCTTGCTCCCGATTGGTCTCGTCGGAATGATAGGTTGGATGATTTATGTAGGACTTACCCTGAATTTGCAGATAAATCTCATCACGGCTACCTTGATTGCATCCTTCAGCATTGCTACTCTTAGCCAAATTCTTGCCCGTCGGTTTAAAATGCCCGTCACGGTGTTTAGTATCGCTGGAATCATACCTCTCGTTCCAGGGGGTATGGCCTATGATACTCTTCGACAATTCATTGAGAATAACTATATGGAAAGCGTTCGCTTGGGTTCCATCACCCTTCTCATTGCTGGTTCAATCGCCTTTGGCTTAATCTTTTCTAGTGTTATTACGGAGACCTTTAGCCAAAGAAAGGTATTCCCTAAATCAGATTGA
- a CDS encoding threonine/serine exporter family protein encodes MNAALGEVMEVCLLAGKIMLQGGAEIYRIEDTMNRIARSCAVKEANSYVTPTGIFLSLQGQERDQEQTKFLRIYDRQIDLNKIVSVNDVSRKLGDGELTLQQAHDVLLSLEKSKFLYPFWLQLLAAALTSGFFSLTFGGTGIDFLPSVAAGGLGFLLYAKASRRIAVKFFAEIFAAFTIGFIAYFFYYLGLHIQIDKVIIGSVMPLVPGVLITNAVRDLMAGDLIAGLARGTEAFLTAFAIGTGVAVVLAVLM; translated from the coding sequence ATGAACGCAGCCCTTGGAGAGGTTATGGAAGTCTGTCTCCTGGCCGGTAAAATCATGCTGCAAGGCGGTGCAGAAATCTATCGCATCGAAGATACGATGAATCGCATCGCTCGTAGCTGTGCTGTTAAAGAAGCTAACAGTTACGTTACGCCCACAGGAATTTTCCTCTCCCTTCAGGGACAGGAGCGGGATCAGGAGCAGACAAAATTTCTGAGAATCTATGATCGACAAATCGATTTAAATAAAATCGTCAGCGTCAATGATGTCTCACGTAAATTGGGCGACGGTGAGCTTACCCTACAGCAGGCTCATGACGTTCTCTTATCCCTTGAAAAATCCAAATTTCTTTATCCCTTCTGGCTACAACTCTTAGCCGCTGCTCTGACTAGTGGCTTTTTTAGCTTGACCTTCGGGGGAACAGGCATAGACTTTTTACCATCCGTAGCAGCGGGAGGGCTAGGCTTTTTGCTTTACGCCAAAGCTTCACGACGGATTGCCGTAAAGTTCTTCGCCGAAATCTTTGCTGCCTTTACCATCGGCTTTATAGCTTACTTTTTTTATTACCTTGGGCTCCATATTCAGATTGATAAAGTCATTATCGGTTCGGTTATGCCCTTAGTACCCGGGGTGCTCATCACCAATGCAGTCCGTGATCTGATGGCAGGAGATCTGATTGCAGGACTTGCCCGAGGCACCGAGGCCTTCTTAACCGCCTTTGCTATCGGCACCGGAGTTGCAGTGGTCTTAGCTGTGCTCATGTAG
- a CDS encoding sensor histidine kinase produces MRDKARSSIVWKLNTKLFLRLLNIFVNLNFCLALVCVAGLFLHAEHIAGDAAEKLARTGLPSLESTEWLDLNGIEISPHTVEPEGFHLPLSIQPYFSSLTAAEIRSIELPDPGNLTMLERIRDVTYNVTVELDNRSYIISYRPQNTLQILITLFGIIVLIEFIMLLSNISSNGRMIRQTLRPIEQLAEATRSLSHDGTFSPEQLKDLAGKLDDINATRLDTRISVGETQSELKSLASAINGMLDRINDSYRSQVRFVSDASHELRTPISVIQGYANLLDRWGKKDEKTLQESIDAIKHETENMKGLVEQLLFLARGDNNTTALQMERFELSALAHVVLQETQMIDGGHEYASTLTSVYINADKGLIKQATRILIDNAMKYTPSGKRITLSVSREKNFARLTVQDEGIGIEPQAVPLIFERFFRTDESRTRTTGGSGLGLSIAQWITERHGGHLEVLSRLDVGTRISIILPLVPEAENQT; encoded by the coding sequence ATGAGAGATAAGGCACGGTCTTCTATCGTATGGAAGCTCAATACGAAGCTCTTCTTGCGGCTGTTGAATATTTTTGTCAATCTCAATTTTTGCCTGGCTTTAGTTTGTGTAGCCGGGCTATTTCTGCATGCAGAGCATATTGCTGGGGATGCAGCCGAGAAATTAGCTAGGACAGGATTACCGTCTCTAGAATCGACCGAGTGGCTTGACCTCAATGGGATCGAGATTTCTCCTCATACGGTCGAACCGGAAGGCTTCCACCTTCCTCTCAGCATACAGCCCTACTTCTCCTCATTAACTGCGGCAGAAATCAGAAGCATCGAATTGCCTGATCCGGGTAATTTGACGATGTTAGAGCGCATAAGAGATGTGACCTATAATGTGACGGTCGAACTGGACAATCGTTCCTATATTATCTCCTATCGTCCTCAAAATACCCTGCAGATTCTTATCACACTGTTTGGAATTATCGTGTTGATCGAATTCATCATGCTGCTCAGCAATATTTCCTCCAATGGGAGAATGATTCGGCAAACACTCCGCCCTATTGAACAATTGGCAGAAGCAACTCGAAGTCTTAGCCACGACGGAACGTTTTCACCTGAACAGCTTAAGGATTTGGCCGGGAAACTGGATGATATCAATGCTACCCGCCTCGACACAAGAATTTCCGTAGGTGAAACCCAAAGCGAACTGAAAAGCCTTGCCTCAGCAATTAATGGGATGCTGGACCGCATCAATGATTCCTACCGTTCTCAGGTGCGTTTTGTTTCTGATGCGTCTCATGAACTTAGGACGCCTATTTCTGTAATTCAAGGATATGCCAATCTTTTAGATCGTTGGGGTAAAAAGGATGAAAAAACCCTTCAGGAATCCATCGATGCCATCAAGCATGAAACAGAGAATATGAAGGGCTTGGTGGAACAGCTTTTGTTTCTCGCGCGGGGAGATAATAACACCACGGCTTTGCAAATGGAGCGTTTCGAATTATCCGCCCTCGCCCATGTAGTTCTACAGGAAACCCAAATGATCGATGGTGGCCATGAGTATGCTTCCACTCTCACTTCCGTTTATATCAATGCGGACAAAGGCCTTATTAAGCAGGCCACGCGGATTCTTATTGACAATGCCATGAAATATACTCCTTCGGGAAAGCGAATTACTCTATCCGTTTCCAGAGAGAAGAACTTTGCCCGCCTCACCGTTCAGGACGAAGGTATCGGCATCGAACCGCAAGCGGTTCCTTTAATTTTCGAGCGATTCTTTCGTACCGACGAGTCCCGAACCCGAACCACTGGCGGCTCAGGATTAGGTCTTTCCATTGCCCAATGGATTACCGAGCGGCATGGCGGACACCTGGAAGTTCTTAGCCGACTAGATGTCGGTACTCGAATTTCTATCATCCTTCCACTTGTCCCCGAAGCTGAAAACCAAACATGA
- a CDS encoding response regulator transcription factor: MSPKILIIEDEEKIARFVELELSYEGYTVAKAYDGRTGLELAETGDFDLVLLDVMLPKLSGTEVLRRIRRTSAVPIIMLTARDSVMDKVSGLDSGANDYITKPFAIEELLARIRNTLRTTTTLSSTEVLSASGLNLDTDRHTVTMMGKAIDLTKREFDLLHFLLKNKGIVVTREALLEHVWGYDFTGDTNSVDVYIRFLRGKIDEVFDIKLIHTVRGVGYVIKDER, translated from the coding sequence ATGAGCCCAAAAATCCTGATTATTGAGGACGAGGAAAAAATCGCCCGCTTTGTGGAACTTGAACTTAGTTATGAAGGGTACACCGTAGCCAAGGCCTATGATGGGCGAACGGGCCTTGAACTTGCGGAGACGGGTGACTTCGACTTGGTCCTGCTAGATGTTATGCTACCAAAATTAAGCGGTACGGAGGTTCTGCGGAGAATTCGCCGGACCTCTGCCGTCCCCATCATTATGCTAACTGCCCGGGATAGTGTGATGGATAAAGTCTCCGGTCTTGATAGCGGGGCAAATGATTACATCACTAAACCTTTTGCCATTGAGGAACTTCTCGCTCGTATCCGTAACACCCTCAGAACGACCACAACGTTAAGCTCCACAGAGGTGTTATCTGCTTCTGGCCTGAACCTTGATACGGACCGTCATACCGTAACGATGATGGGAAAGGCCATAGATTTAACGAAACGGGAATTTGACCTATTGCACTTCCTCCTCAAAAACAAGGGAATCGTGGTGACACGGGAAGCACTCCTTGAACATGTCTGGGGCTACGACTTCACAGGGGATACCAACTCCGTCGATGTCTACATCCGCTTCCTCCGCGGAAAAATTGACGAGGTATTTGATATTAAGCTCATTCACACCGTCAGAGGAGTAGGATATGTGATTAAAGATGAGAGATAA
- the argC gene encoding N-acetyl-gamma-glutamyl-phosphate reductase → MKVGIIGATGYTGQELVRLLQQHPEIELAYLGSSSHSGAAYEEMFPQFSGIGAGQLQNEQVPDLDVLFCALPHGLTAGRTAEWLNRGIKVIDLGADFRLKDAAVYEAWYKTEHPAQELLPEAVYGLPELYRDRLVGKTLVANPGCYPTATILALAPLLGKGLLQKDGLIIDAKSGVSGAGRSATLGNHFSEVNENFKAYGVASHRHTPEIEQQLSEAAGAELFVNFTPHLVPMIRGILATIYAEVTPGVTEEDLKACWHERYESEEFVHVLPEGTWPQTKFATGSNHVFLQLKVDPRTGRAILVSALDNVVKGASGQAIQNMNLVCGLPESMGLKMRGLWP, encoded by the coding sequence GTGAAAGTCGGTATTATCGGAGCAACAGGCTATACAGGTCAAGAGCTAGTGCGTTTACTTCAACAACACCCTGAAATAGAGCTCGCCTATTTAGGATCATCTAGCCATAGCGGAGCGGCGTATGAGGAGATGTTTCCGCAGTTTTCAGGGATAGGAGCAGGACAACTTCAAAACGAGCAGGTACCGGATTTGGATGTCTTATTTTGTGCTCTTCCCCATGGTCTTACGGCGGGCCGTACAGCCGAGTGGCTGAACCGTGGCATCAAGGTCATTGATTTAGGAGCGGATTTCCGGTTAAAGGATGCCGCAGTGTATGAAGCTTGGTATAAGACTGAGCATCCTGCCCAAGAGCTTCTTCCCGAAGCAGTCTACGGTCTTCCAGAGTTGTATCGAGATCGGTTGGTTGGTAAGACTCTCGTGGCTAATCCTGGCTGCTATCCCACAGCCACGATCTTAGCCCTAGCACCCTTGCTAGGCAAAGGACTGCTGCAAAAGGATGGCTTGATTATCGATGCTAAGTCGGGAGTTTCTGGAGCGGGACGTAGTGCTACCTTAGGGAATCATTTTAGCGAAGTGAATGAAAATTTCAAAGCCTATGGAGTCGCAAGCCACCGCCATACTCCTGAGATTGAGCAGCAATTATCGGAAGCTGCAGGGGCAGAGCTCTTCGTTAACTTTACCCCTCATCTTGTGCCCATGATCCGTGGAATTTTAGCCACTATTTATGCTGAAGTTACACCTGGTGTTACGGAGGAAGACCTTAAGGCCTGCTGGCATGAACGCTACGAGAGTGAAGAATTCGTCCATGTGCTGCCAGAGGGAACCTGGCCCCAAACGAAGTTTGCCACAGGGAGCAACCATGTCTTTCTGCAGTTAAAGGTCGATCCTCGCACAGGGCGGGCCATTCTGGTCTCAGCCCTTGATAATGTCGTCAAAGGGGCTTCGGGGCAGGCCATCCAGAATATGAATCTCGTCTGTGGGTTGCCGGAGAGTATGGGGCTTAAGATGAGAGGGCTTTGGCCATAA
- the argJ gene encoding bifunctional glutamate N-acetyltransferase/amino-acid acetyltransferase ArgJ encodes MNELTQAIETQPKWSWIEGGIAVPQGFRAVGVKAKIKNPDKYDVALVYSEVPAQAAGVFTRNKVKAHPLILTKKHLENGIAQAMVANSGNANACVGKPGDEAAWAMATTTAQALGIKAEDVLVASTGVIGVEMPVEQVLKGIEQASLEVSQEADLQQSRQAAHQAALAIMTTDLMVKEVSCEFVTEQGVIRLGAMAKGSGMIHPNMGTMLGFITTDADIPSADLQVLLTNAVEDSFNMVTVDGDTSTNDMVLVLANGQAGIQLGPDDWAKFQEMFFAVCKKLAQEIARDGEGASKFLEVKVQGTHTLADARLIAKSICGSSLVKTAVFGEDANWGRILAAAGYSGADFNPDRVDIFLGHVLVAKEGQGVNFSEEEAKEVLSQKNISIRVVLQEGEAQATAWGCDLTHEYVTINGSYRT; translated from the coding sequence ATGAATGAATTAACTCAAGCTATAGAAACTCAACCCAAATGGTCTTGGATTGAAGGCGGGATTGCGGTTCCCCAAGGGTTTAGGGCGGTAGGAGTTAAAGCTAAGATTAAAAATCCGGATAAATATGATGTAGCCTTGGTCTATTCGGAGGTGCCCGCCCAAGCGGCTGGGGTATTTACTCGGAATAAAGTAAAGGCCCATCCACTTATCCTGACGAAAAAGCATTTAGAAAACGGGATAGCTCAGGCTATGGTAGCCAATAGCGGCAATGCCAATGCTTGTGTGGGCAAGCCCGGCGACGAGGCGGCTTGGGCAATGGCGACCACGACAGCTCAGGCTTTAGGGATAAAAGCCGAAGACGTATTAGTGGCTTCCACTGGAGTAATCGGGGTAGAAATGCCTGTGGAGCAGGTACTTAAGGGAATTGAGCAAGCATCCTTAGAGGTTTCCCAAGAGGCTGACCTTCAACAATCCAGACAAGCTGCACATCAGGCAGCTTTGGCAATCATGACGACAGACCTCATGGTCAAAGAGGTGTCCTGTGAATTCGTTACTGAGCAAGGTGTGATCCGTTTAGGCGCTATGGCCAAAGGATCGGGCATGATTCATCCTAATATGGGCACCATGCTGGGATTTATCACCACCGATGCCGATATCCCTTCTGCCGACCTTCAAGTCTTGCTCACGAATGCCGTGGAAGATAGCTTTAATATGGTGACCGTGGATGGGGATACCAGCACGAATGATATGGTGTTGGTTCTAGCTAATGGCCAAGCAGGAATCCAGTTGGGCCCCGATGATTGGGCAAAGTTCCAAGAGATGTTTTTCGCAGTCTGCAAAAAATTAGCTCAAGAGATCGCTCGTGACGGAGAAGGGGCCAGTAAGTTCCTGGAAGTCAAGGTTCAAGGAACCCATACCCTAGCAGATGCTCGCCTCATTGCCAAAAGTATTTGCGGTTCCAGTCTGGTGAAGACTGCGGTCTTTGGCGAAGATGCCAACTGGGGGAGAATCCTAGCTGCGGCTGGGTATTCCGGAGCTGACTTTAATCCCGACCGAGTGGATATCTTTCTAGGTCATGTTCTTGTGGCCAAGGAGGGTCAAGGGGTTAATTTTTCGGAAGAGGAAGCGAAGGAAGTCCTCAGCCAAAAGAATATCAGCATCCGGGTGGTTCTTCAGGAAGGGGAAGCTCAGGCTACTGCCTGGGGCTGCGACTTGACGCATGAATATGTCACCATCAACGGGTCTTATCGAACATGA
- the argB gene encoding acetylglutamate kinase, translated as MTPLDRGLDKARVLIEALPYIQKFAGKTVVIKYGGHAMLEQDLKEKVMLDLLLLHSVGIRPVVVHGGGPEINSMLTKVGKESHFIRGLRVTDKETMEIAAMVLVGKLNTDIVSMLNRFGGKAVGLSGMDAQLLQAVKKPMQMQNSQGELEDVDLGFVGEVEQVRPGILTTLLEQGYVPVISPLAGGEDGESYNINADTAAGEIAKALKADKFLLLTDVPGVLRDVENHDSLISVIEEKEIPKLVEEGVISGGMIPKVECAQEALQGGVGSVHILDGRIPHAILLELFTDGGIGTMFQP; from the coding sequence ATGACACCCTTAGATCGAGGTTTAGATAAAGCGAGAGTGCTGATTGAGGCGCTCCCCTATATTCAAAAGTTTGCCGGAAAGACTGTGGTCATAAAGTATGGAGGCCACGCTATGCTGGAGCAAGATCTGAAGGAGAAAGTAATGCTAGATCTTCTGCTCCTGCATTCCGTAGGAATTCGTCCGGTGGTGGTTCATGGGGGAGGTCCTGAGATCAATTCCATGCTGACGAAGGTCGGCAAAGAAAGCCATTTTATTCGGGGGCTGAGAGTTACCGATAAAGAAACCATGGAGATTGCAGCCATGGTCTTAGTGGGCAAGCTCAACACAGATATCGTCTCGATGTTGAACCGTTTCGGTGGTAAGGCAGTTGGACTTTCAGGAATGGATGCGCAGCTGCTCCAAGCGGTGAAGAAGCCCATGCAGATGCAAAATTCCCAAGGGGAATTAGAAGATGTGGATTTGGGCTTCGTAGGTGAAGTTGAGCAGGTTCGGCCGGGGATTCTCACCACTCTTCTTGAACAAGGTTACGTCCCTGTTATTTCACCACTAGCTGGCGGGGAGGATGGGGAATCTTATAATATCAACGCGGATACGGCAGCTGGAGAAATTGCTAAAGCTCTTAAGGCAGATAAATTCCTCTTGCTAACGGATGTGCCTGGAGTTTTACGAGATGTTGAAAACCATGATTCCTTGATTTCCGTGATTGAGGAAAAAGAGATTCCTAAATTGGTTGAGGAAGGTGTCATCAGTGGGGGGATGATCCCCAAGGTAGAGTGTGCTCAAGAAGCTCTCCAAGGGGGAGTTGGAAGTGTGCACATTCTAGATGGACGCATACCTCATGCTATTCTCTTAGAACTATTCACTGATGGTGGGATTGGAACCATGTTCCAACCTTAA
- a CDS encoding aspartate aminotransferase family protein, translated as MNETNAIVQRGQAVVMNTYGRLPMALVKGKGTYVWDAEGNKYLDFVTGLAVSSLGHSHPVVAEAIQKQAEEILHTSNLYWIPKQIALAEKLVENSFADKVFFCNSGAEANEAAIKLARKYAKEHYGKDKYEILTLVNSFHGRTLATLTATGQTKYQEGYAPLPEGFSYLPINDVVQLEEKMSEKVAAVMLEPIQGEGGILPVDVEFIERVRELCNQQGALLIFDEVQVGLGRTGKLFAYEWTGVTPDIMTLAKALGGGVPIGAMLATDRVASTFKPGDHASTFGGNPLSTAVGSAVMDILTEEGFMEDVQKRAQYFKHELQKLADKYHTGEGIRGQGFILGWPIDRLGPEIVEAARAKGLLINFAGGKALRFLPPLNVSIEEMNQAIAILDQIFSERW; from the coding sequence ATGAACGAAACTAATGCTATTGTTCAGCGGGGTCAAGCCGTTGTGATGAATACCTATGGCCGTTTGCCCATGGCCCTTGTCAAAGGGAAGGGCACCTATGTCTGGGATGCCGAAGGAAATAAATATCTAGATTTTGTGACCGGGTTAGCTGTCAGCTCTCTGGGGCATAGCCATCCAGTCGTTGCTGAAGCCATTCAAAAGCAAGCAGAAGAGATTCTGCATACATCGAATCTCTATTGGATTCCTAAGCAAATTGCTCTAGCTGAAAAATTAGTGGAGAACTCCTTCGCGGATAAGGTCTTTTTCTGCAACAGTGGGGCCGAAGCGAACGAAGCTGCTATAAAATTAGCCCGTAAATATGCCAAAGAGCATTATGGTAAGGATAAATATGAAATTCTGACTCTGGTCAATTCCTTCCACGGTCGGACTTTAGCCACCTTAACCGCTACAGGACAAACCAAATATCAAGAAGGTTATGCTCCTTTACCAGAAGGCTTCTCCTATCTTCCTATCAATGATGTGGTCCAATTGGAAGAGAAAATGAGTGAAAAGGTAGCCGCCGTGATGTTGGAGCCCATTCAAGGGGAGGGTGGAATACTTCCCGTGGATGTGGAGTTTATCGAGAGGGTCCGCGAACTTTGCAATCAACAGGGTGCCCTCTTGATCTTCGACGAAGTCCAAGTAGGATTGGGGAGAACGGGTAAACTCTTTGCCTATGAGTGGACTGGTGTAACACCCGATATTATGACCCTAGCCAAGGCTTTGGGGGGTGGAGTGCCCATCGGAGCAATGCTGGCCACAGACAGGGTAGCTTCCACCTTTAAGCCGGGAGACCATGCCTCTACTTTTGGGGGGAATCCCTTGTCTACGGCTGTGGGCAGTGCGGTGATGGACATTCTCACCGAGGAAGGGTTTATGGAAGATGTCCAGAAGCGGGCCCAGTATTTTAAGCACGAGCTGCAAAAGCTAGCGGACAAATACCATACCGGAGAAGGAATTCGCGGGCAGGGCTTTATCCTTGGTTGGCCCATTGACCGCTTAGGACCAGAGATTGTGGAAGCCGCCCGAGCCAAGGGACTACTCATTAATTTTGCAGGAGGGAAGGCCTTAAGGTTTTTGCCACCTCTGAATGTGTCCATTGAAGAGATGAATCAAGCCATAGCTATTTTGGATCAGATTTTTAGCGAACGTTGGTAG
- a CDS encoding helix-turn-helix domain-containing protein, with the protein MKELTNTNKVYGKGQTRINQEWFEKAQYALNPSNMKSWTTGIRFSQIPYLIISHLKPALLNTYIDLAKSSGELNSSLLDRYYFIYCTDEKGNIRNLSLSPDVSHHVDQHLRNYMIDLFDRENIWEDAVQWYWNNSMTWTIEAMSHEFCLGAQARMSEKTWSKVYSKTLCYAGSERFNDMFDIYAQNFVTLYMQSFGKKHLEPSRFELTTFEELLGLNSPSRGLQTILQPKIENDRLTYLTTLSQAMYQQLRKAVAIVDFPYSDSKIWPSANLETQSGSSKGKAVLKVGRDENLSVLEKFPLGMNDETVDVMDSICHLWLKKAQSHQTRILIRADDILDLRGLRKQKNGQGQRGGYKSEWRERIANHMDILDHLWISPDKEGSPLDEEKAFIFSQLKDFQQVGSQGEYTWEVRPGDPLIREMQEGKRQTALLSKRVLELDPYRQSYEKRASRYFSWLWRSRQSRAQYLKPIRVPTLLEAIHLDYKTSRSAKIIERFEKVLDVLKDKGIIAHWQYDRVYKNGRDWLDLKLVVEPPQAIFDQYAKIKSPTKYPAKTLQSDKMMLFGIGPQLRNERLRRRLTQMQAAEEIGIDQTTVSKLELERRSPDSQTARKIEQWLQKSSR; encoded by the coding sequence ATGAAAGAACTTACAAATACTAACAAGGTTTATGGCAAGGGGCAAACAAGGATCAATCAGGAATGGTTTGAGAAAGCCCAATATGCTTTAAACCCTAGCAACATGAAAAGTTGGACGACGGGGATACGCTTTTCCCAGATCCCGTATCTCATTATTTCTCATCTCAAGCCAGCCCTTCTGAATACCTATATTGATCTGGCCAAAAGCTCAGGTGAGTTAAATAGCTCCTTACTTGACAGGTATTACTTCATTTATTGCACCGATGAAAAGGGCAATATCCGTAACCTTTCTCTGAGTCCTGATGTCAGTCACCATGTGGATCAACATCTGCGCAATTATATGATCGATCTTTTTGATCGAGAAAACATCTGGGAAGACGCTGTTCAATGGTATTGGAATAATTCTATGACCTGGACGATTGAAGCCATGTCCCATGAGTTTTGCCTAGGAGCTCAGGCTCGTATGTCGGAAAAAACTTGGTCGAAGGTCTATTCCAAAACCCTTTGTTATGCTGGCTCTGAGCGATTTAATGACATGTTTGATATTTATGCTCAAAACTTCGTTACCCTGTATATGCAATCTTTTGGTAAAAAACACCTTGAACCCTCTCGTTTTGAGTTAACGACTTTTGAGGAACTTTTAGGCTTAAATTCGCCCTCGAGAGGGTTACAGACTATTCTACAACCGAAAATTGAGAATGACCGATTGACTTACCTTACTACCCTAAGTCAGGCAATGTATCAGCAGTTGCGCAAGGCTGTAGCGATTGTGGATTTTCCGTATAGCGATTCAAAGATATGGCCAAGTGCAAATCTCGAGACCCAAAGCGGTAGCTCTAAGGGGAAGGCAGTCCTTAAAGTGGGACGGGACGAAAATCTGAGCGTCCTGGAGAAGTTTCCTCTTGGTATGAATGATGAAACGGTGGATGTTATGGATTCCATCTGTCATTTATGGCTCAAGAAAGCACAGTCCCACCAAACAAGAATTCTAATTCGTGCTGATGATATCTTAGATTTGCGTGGCTTGCGTAAACAAAAGAATGGTCAAGGCCAGCGGGGAGGTTACAAGAGTGAGTGGCGGGAGCGCATCGCCAATCACATGGATATTTTAGACCACCTCTGGATTAGTCCGGATAAGGAAGGGTCACCTCTTGATGAAGAAAAGGCCTTTATCTTCTCCCAGCTTAAGGACTTTCAGCAAGTCGGTAGCCAAGGGGAATACACCTGGGAGGTGAGACCTGGGGATCCCCTCATTCGAGAAATGCAGGAAGGTAAACGACAAACTGCTTTGCTTTCTAAAAGAGTCTTAGAACTCGACCCCTACCGGCAATCTTATGAAAAGCGAGCCTCTCGTTATTTTTCTTGGCTATGGCGGAGCAGACAGTCTCGCGCCCAATATTTGAAGCCTATTCGGGTCCCTACTCTTCTCGAAGCTATTCATCTTGACTATAAAACATCCCGTTCGGCGAAAATCATTGAACGGTTTGAGAAGGTGCTGGATGTTTTGAAGGATAAGGGGATTATTGCCCATTGGCAATATGATCGGGTCTATAAAAATGGACGTGACTGGCTTGACTTAAAACTGGTCGTGGAGCCTCCCCAGGCCATTTTTGATCAATATGCCAAGATTAAATCACCAACCAAGTACCCCGCGAAGACCCTTCAATCAGATAAGATGATGCTCTTCGGAATTGGGCCTCAATTGAGAAACGAGCGATTAAGGCGAAGATTGACTCAGATGCAGGCAGCTGAAGAGATTGGAATTGACCAGACTACCGTTTCAAAGCTAGAACTTGAACGAAGAAGTCCTGATTCTCAGACTGCCAGGAAGATTGAACAATGGCTTCAAAAATCTTCTCGTTGA